A stretch of Lathyrus oleraceus cultivar Zhongwan6 chromosome 6, CAAS_Psat_ZW6_1.0, whole genome shotgun sequence DNA encodes these proteins:
- the LOC127094963 gene encoding uncharacterized protein LOC127094963 — translation MGSERRNTLPLKFKLPRVDTLITLRNKVTPCKKKNFICKYRRILDLITTSIEVSALVALSQYYDPPLRCFTFQDFQLAPTIEEYERILRWYVKDHPPFTKLGEPLLPESVAEALHLPIEEVSLGLGPRGFARKFLEEKAWALEKEGKWLPFSAILALLIYGVVLFPNDDDYINHSIISTFVSENPVPALVSDMYYCLHTRHEKRKGVVLNCASLLYTWLISYMPQKGPWVDFLKDLRWSQKFASLTAKALVW, via the coding sequence ATGGGCTCAGAAAGAAGGAATACCCTTCCACTCAAGTTCAAGCTTCCTAGAGTGGATACCCTGATAACTCTCCGCAATAAGGTCACTCCTTGTAAGAAGAAAAACTTCATCTGCAAATATCGGCGGATCCTCGATCTCATCACTACTTCGATAGAAGTCTCAGCTCTGGTGGCCTTATCCCAGTATTATGATCCACCTCTCCGATGTTTCACGTTCCAAGACTTCCAGTTGGCTCCGACTATTGAAGAGTATGAAAGGATCCTACGTTGGTATGTGAAGGACCATCCTCCCTTCACTAAGTTGGGCGAACCGTTGCTGCCTGAATCAGTCGCTGAAGCGCTCCACCTACCTATTGAAGAGGTCTCCCTTGGTCTGGGACCTAGGGGGTTCGCTAGAAAGTTCTTAGAAGAAAAGGCATGGGCCTTGGAGAAAGAGGGGAAATGGCTTCCTTTCAGTGCCATTCTTGCTCTACTGATTTATGGAGTCGTACTGTTCCCAAATGACGACGACTATATAAACCACTCCATCATCAGTACGTTCGTGTCTGAGAATCCTGTCCCTGCATTGGTGTCTGATATGTACTACTGCTTGCATACTAGGCACGAGAAGAGAAAAGGTGTTGTGTTGAACTGTGCTTCATTGTTGTATACTTGGCTCATATCTTATATGCCTCAGAAGGGGCCTTGGGTGGACTTCCTGAAAGATTTGAGATGGTCGCAGAAGTTTGCTTCTCTCACCGCCAAAGCTTTAGTTTGGTAG
- the LOC127094961 gene encoding uncharacterized protein LOC127094961 gives MAPNRTQLQSLAQKPEESFKEYAHRWRGLATRVQPPMLKKEMVYMFMGTLQGPYYKKLVGSTSAGFSDLVVTGERIESGVKAGKIPSPANVSNGTKKPFSGLPKKKEGETNVASTFKGKGKAYRTPYYQVAEVTHNNYQPPTYAISAAQQQAPCQPPVQEARPPPSPLPPGYDANVHCEFHTRAPSHTIDNCKAFQYKVQDLLDSKAISFAPTGPNVNNNRMPPQAGHPVNMIQESAVVDHISKVDMIKTPLLEVKEKFLLRNMFPGCIDDCARCGDTPQGCEKLRKGIQMLVDQGIFLVEPSSVTNEVSTLEIPYYPVQTPVENAPTTPLVITVPTPFPYESTKAVPWNYNSTTYLHGRRLKERTAKAQKTLVSHVPFEVPKPAELQKPVEVQEPVVNITGTSGTTRSGRIFAAPPPPLDKENLGANTKSKDKQPAEPEQGQTQT, from the exons ATGGCACCGAATAGAACACAACTTCAGAGTTTGGCTCAGAAACCTGAAGAATCCTTCAAAGAATATGCACATCGTTGGAGGGGCCTAGCTACCAGGGTCCAGCCTCCCATGCTTAAGAAGGAAATGGTTTATATGTTCATGGGAACACTTCAGGGCCCATACTATAAGAAGCTAGTAGGGAGTACGTCAGCTGGGTTCTCTGATCTGGTAGTTACTGGCGAAAGGATTGAGAGCGGTGTAAAGGCTGGAAAAATCCCGAGCCCTGCTAATGTTTCCAATGGGACGAAGAAACCCTTTAGTGGCTTACCCAAGAAAAAAGAGGGAGAAACCAACGTTGCGTCAACCTTCAAGGGGAAGGGTAAAGCTTACCGAACCCCATATTATCAAGTCGCAGAAGTGACTCATAACAACTATCAACCACCGACATACGCCATTTCTGCTGCTCAACAACAAGCCCCTTGTCAGCCGCCTGTCCA GGAAGCCAGGCCTCCGCCGTCCCCACTCCCACCGGGCTACGACGCAAACGTACACTGTGAGTTCCACACTAGGGCACCCAGCCATACTATTGATAATTGTAAAGCATTCCAGTATAAAGTTCAAGATCTCCTTGACTCAAAGGCCATATCATTCGCGCCTACAGGGCCCAATGTTAACAATAATCGGATGCCTCCTCAAGCCGGACATCCCGTGAACATGATTCAAGAGTCTGCTGTGGTCGACCATATCTCGAAGGTCGACATGATAAAGACTCCGTTACTGGAAGTGAAGGAAAAATTTCTCTTAAGGAACATGTTCCCTGGATGCATTGATGACTGTGCACGATGTGGGGATACCCCACAAGGTTGTGAGAAGCTTAGAAAAGGTATTCAAATGCTGGTAGATCAAGGCATCTTCTTAGTAGAACCTTCCTCGGTAACCAACGAGGTGTCTACTCTGGAGATACCCTACTATCCAGTACAAACACCTGTTGAGAATGCTCCCACAACACCCTTGGTAATTACTGTACCGACTCCTTTCCCATACGAAAGCACCAAGGCCGTCCCCTGGAACTATAACTCCACAACCTATCTGCATGGGCGAAGACTCAAAGAGAGGACTGCCAAAGCTCAGAAGACTTTAGTAAGTCATGTACCCTTTGAGGTTCCCAAGCCTGCTGAATTACAAAAGCCAGTGGAAGTTCAAGAGCCAGTGGTAAACATTACAGGCACTAGCGGCACGACCCGAAGCGGCCGCATATTCGCTGCACCACCACCACCACTTGATAAAGAGAATCTTGGGGCTAACACCAAGAGTAAGGATAAGCAACCTGCCGAACCGGAGCAGGGGCAAACCCAAACTTAA
- the LOC127094962 gene encoding uncharacterized protein LOC127094962, whose translation MERIKQNQIAIQEEMAQVRAQLGQLMDIMQNVVNRQEENRQVNPGANANMNVVNPIIGNRVPIANQTHIEGMPTNPNTAHTYHVPIHGGSQAGTEDHNGDFFMPRNKSVYEPFGPPQTELERKLKMMDERVRAIEGPNTFGLEVIDMCLVLGIKIPAKFKVPAFDKYQGNTCPKTHIRYYCRKMAAYSGSEKLLIHFFKTISTEHPSNGTCSLNAHMCVLGES comes from the coding sequence ATGGAAAGAATTAAGCAAAACCAGATTGCCATACAGGAGGAGATGGCTCAAGTGAGGGCCCAACTGGGGCAACTCATGGACATCATGCAGAATGTCGTCAATCGACAAGAAGAGAATCGTCAGGTTAACCCAGGAGCCAATGCCAACATGAACGTTGTGAATCCCATCATAGGGAATAGGGTCCCAATCGCCAATCAGACCCATATTGAAGGGATGCCTACCAATCCAAATACTGCTCACACCTACCATGTCCCTATCCATGGGGGTTCCCAAGCTGGTACAGAGGACCACAATGGAGACTTCTTCATGCCTAGGAACAAGTCAGTGTACGAACCTTTTGGGCCACCACAGACTGAGCTTGAAAGGAAACTCAAGATGATGGATGAAAGAGTTCGAGCCATTGAGGGCCCTAACACCTTCGGGCTGGAGGTTATAGATATGTGCTTAGTCCTAGGGATCAAGATCCCAGCTAAGTTCAAAGTACCCGCCTTCGACAAATATCAGGGAAATACTTGTCCCAAGACCCATATCAGGTATTACTGCAGGAAAATGGCTGCTTATTCGGGCAGTGAAAAGTTACTGATACATTTTTTCAAGACAATCTCAACGGAGCATCCCTCAAATGGTACATGCAGCTTGAACGCTCACATGTGCGTTCTTGGAGAGAGTTAG